The DNA sequence AACGCGTTGAGAAAGCAGCCTCCCTGTCTCAGCTAAGAAGGATTTCTTAAACCACAAACGCAGAACTCATCTGGTGTTGGTCCCCGTACTCGGAGTAAGTGTCAGTGGCCTCGACGGCGTACTTCCCGGTCACTTGCCTGGTTCGTCATTGTTGTCCCTAGGCTCCGCTGCTTCATACTGATGCGGCAGACTTTCCAGATAGCCCGAGACTTGTCTGGAATGACAAACACAATTGTCGTAGAATGTATAGGGAAGTGGAGGTGGATCACAGTACTGGCAATCGACCTGACTGCCGGAATAGTCGTGGTAAGTCGAGGCACAACCTGTAATCAGTATCGCTCCCAGCGTTGAGAACCATTTCATCCCCTTTTGAGCGTTGTTCATCTTAAGCTCCTTTGTTTGCAACTGCGTTTTCATCGGTTGCAGTAAAAAACGGTCTATTCTGGTTCTTCAGGTAATGGCAAATTATTGAAAGCCTCGGGTGCTGCGGGAATGGGTTGCAAATTCTGTGTATCACTGCCACCAATGACCCGTTCTAATTCTGCCAGCGATTGTCCTAATGAAGCTTCGAGCCTCAGGTAACTCACCTCAAACCGCAGCAATTCTCTCCAGTTATCCACCAACTGTAAAAAGTCGACTTCTCCGGTGTTATAGGCCTGGCTGGAGACTTCCAGTGTCTGGCGGGCTTTGGGGAGAATATCTTCACTGAACAGAGTTAACAGATCCTGCTGGCTTTTGGCTTGAGCAAATAGGTCCGCGACTTCTTCAAGTGTTTCGTCTTTCAATGAATCATAAGTTCGGGCCGTTGATACTGCTTTTGCCTCTGCGGAGCGAACTGCTGAATCCAACTTTTTTCTGTAAACCGGCAGGTTAATTCCTGCCGTGATTAAAAATGAATCGTTTCCGTTGGCAACAGGACTGACACCGGTAGATCCGACATCGATCCAGGTGGCCCCCAAAGTGACATCCGGTTTATACGCAAGGCGCGCCAAGTTTAGAGCTTGCCTGTCTTTTTCGAGTGTTGCTAATTGTGCATGCAACTCAGGACGAGAGGCTATCGCCTGACGTTGCAGCCAGTCTAAGTCGGCAGGTAGAGATCCCGGTTCGATATGTTCGAGTGCCAGTAATTTTGTCTGAGGTGAAATATGCAACAAACGAGCAAGTTTTGCCTGACCACTCACTAGCTTTTGTTCCAGACGAATCAATTCATTTTCGACATTCGAGATTTCCAGTTCAGCACGCAACAAGTCCTGCTGACTGACTTTTCCTGTCTTGTAACGTACGTTAGCTACGTCACGAATCTCGACTAATAATTGTTTATCTGCCTCAGTTACATTAATAGTCTGCTGAATAAAATAGAGTTCGTAATAGGCTCGTTTTACTTTAGCAACTGTGGCTAGTTCGACTGCTGCCAGTTGGGCTCTTGTCTCGTTTGTCTGTGATTCAGCCAGTTCTCCCTGTGCATTCAGTTTCCCGCGAGCTGGGAACTTCTGTGATATATTCAAGGCAAACTCCTGAGGGCCAGCAGCGGTCTGGACCTGTTCCGGATAAAACGTCATCCCCAGATTTGGGTCTTGCAAGCTTGAAGCAACAGGGACTTGATAAGCATTGGCTTCGACACGTTTTCGGGCAGCCTGGATATCCGGGTTTTGAGATAATGCGTACTGAATATATTCTTCAACCGAATGGGGCCCCTCCAAATCAGCAGCGACTGGATTGACTGTCTCTTGAGTCGGCGAGTATGCGGCTTGATGAACAGCCTGGGAAACTTGAGCGTACCCGGGGTCGTGGATCTGCTGCGCAGATTTACAACCGTTCAATAGTAGAAACAAGCTTAAAAAATGAACTGTATACTTCATGGCCATCCTTGGCCTCCCCCCGTGTTATGATCGATAACGACACATATTAGTTGTCATCGGTAAATTTGATTTGACCGAAACAGAGATTACTACTAAATCTTCAGTGAACCGAATTCGCACGTAACGATATTTCGGATTAGGTAATATCCAGTTCTGTTTACTGAGGGACTGACTGAACTTCCTCGTAAACTGTGGATGCCTGATGCTCAGAATTTTTCAGATAGGGAACCAATTCACATTTTAGCGCCAACAATGTCAGATCATCATTCGGCGAAGAATTACAACGCCACTCAGCTATCACTTCATTGATTTTCATGATAGCGACAATGAGCGGCCTCTCATTTACTAGAGAGAACCAGGATGTTAATCGTGCTAACCCGAAGAGATCGCCTTGAGAGTTGGCAGATTCTGTCACGCCATCACTGAAGAGTAAGATCCGATCGCCCGGTGACAGAACGGTGTCTAATTGTTCCCATTCTGCATTTGCATCTAGTCCAATTAATAACCCCGTGCTTTTAAGGGAATCGAGTGAACCGGAATCTCTTATCAGAATCCCAGGAAGATGACCTGCACTAACCCATGATAAGGCACGCGATTCAGGTTTCCAACGTGCAAGAAACATTGAAGCAAAATTGCCTGGTAGGATCGTTGCCGCAAACTGACGATTTACTTCTTTTATTATCCGGATCAGATCGAATGGGGATTTTTCTGAAGCGGCCAATAGTAGTGATTTCAACATCGCTGCTCCCATCGCGGCTGGAACACCGTGACCACTTACATCAGCTATGCAAATTAACCATGATCCGTCTGATAGTGGTAAAAAATCGTAGTAATCTCCAGCAACGCTGTCCGCCGGTTCAAAAATGTGTGCTGTTTCAAGACCCGGAATCTGAACGCCTTGGGGTAGTAAATACTGTTGTATCTTTCGTGCCTTCTCCATCTGATAACGACGGTCGCGGTCGTTATCATTTAGTGACATACTCATGGAATTGATGGCCGTTGATAGCTGATTGATTTCACTACTGGAGAATGACGGGGCGACAGCCCCTAATTGTCCGGAAGTTATATTTTCGACTGTCTTCAACAATTGACTTAATGGCCTACCCACAATCTTTAAGAGCACGTAATTGACGATGCCAGCAGCCAACAATCCTAATATTCCCAGAACGGCAAGCTGAATTAGAACCTTCTTTCGTATCGCACGGCGCACATTTTTTAATGTTTCAATTACAAATACACTTGCTTCTTCACCAGACTGATGTCCGACGACAAGCTGGTGTTGACTGAATTCGTTCCATTGAATCGATTGTGGTTTTGAAAAATCGTATTGAGATAATATTGATTTGCTCTCAGGAGAAGAATTTCCAGCTTTAAGGTAAGTGCCATGCATGCTAACTATGATTTGATGACCGGGGGAAGCCGACTTTCGCATCTCCGAGCAGACTCTATCAATATATCCCTGGACGTCACCATGACTATGATCTTGTATCAAATGTGAAACGGCGGACTGAATCGCAATAGATTCATCATTCAAGCCGGTTCGCATTTGATCTGTCGCATTTTGCATTTCCCTAGCGGACAGTCTCGCTACACCTCTGGTCAGTACCGCTCTGAAAAACGCTATCGAATCCCGGCGGCCCGAGACCCAGCGGTTGCTGCACCATAGTGATCGGGGCTGCCAGTACACCAGCGACCTCTATCAAACGACGTTGAAGACACTCGGGATCACATGCTCCATGAGCCGAACCGGATGCTGTTACGATAACGCCGTGATGGAACGATTTTTCTGGTCACTCAAACACGAGTGGACCAAACATGAGAAGTATGCCGATCTCACAGAAGCACGCCTGAGCGTGTTCCGCTACATTGAGACGTTCTACAATTCAAAACGTTTACATCAAACATTAAACTATCAATGTCCCGACCAGTTCGAGAGAATATACGCTCAACAACTGGCCGCATAATTCACTCTTCGGGAGTCCGCCAGTCCTGGGCTATCGCAAACAATGCTGACATGATGTTAAATATTCTTCATTCGATGATGAAATTAGACAGCAGAATAAAAATGCTAAAAGTTGAATTTGTTATATGTGCTTTTACAAAAGAATACATGGAACGCCTGAGCGTCGTTTGTTAGCGCAACATTCAATCACTCAGGTGTTCCAACTCAGGAGTCGACCTGAAATAAGTAACGTATTCTTAAGCCTGCAAAGATTGCTTCTCTCACTTACGTAATGTCGCGGCATACAATTCGTCGACCTTGCTCAGATAGGTTTCCGGATCTGCAGCGATCTTTTTGGTACAAGGAGGGCAACAGACATAAACTATCCGCCCGTCTACAATGGTCCATTTCGGTTTCTGTGGCAGCTCTTTTTTCATCACCGGGCACATGTGCTGTGCTTTTGCAAAATTGCCATGAATTGTCGACCAGTGCTGAGGGTCGACCTTGCTTTTTAAGCAGCCTTTACAACACAGGTAAACAGATTCTTTACCGACATT is a window from the Gimesia benthica genome containing:
- a CDS encoding TolC family protein, with the translated sequence MAMKYTVHFLSLFLLLNGCKSAQQIHDPGYAQVSQAVHQAAYSPTQETVNPVAADLEGPHSVEEYIQYALSQNPDIQAARKRVEANAYQVPVASSLQDPNLGMTFYPEQVQTAAGPQEFALNISQKFPARGKLNAQGELAESQTNETRAQLAAVELATVAKVKRAYYELYFIQQTINVTEADKQLLVEIRDVANVRYKTGKVSQQDLLRAELEISNVENELIRLEQKLVSGQAKLARLLHISPQTKLLALEHIEPGSLPADLDWLQRQAIASRPELHAQLATLEKDRQALNLARLAYKPDVTLGATWIDVGSTGVSPVANGNDSFLITAGINLPVYRKKLDSAVRSAEAKAVSTARTYDSLKDETLEEVADLFAQAKSQQDLLTLFSEDILPKARQTLEVSSQAYNTGEVDFLQLVDNWRELLRFEVSYLRLEASLGQSLAELERVIGGSDTQNLQPIPAAPEAFNNLPLPEEPE
- a CDS encoding PP2C family protein-serine/threonine phosphatase, with the translated sequence MQNATDQMRTGLNDESIAIQSAVSHLIQDHSHGDVQGYIDRVCSEMRKSASPGHQIIVSMHGTYLKAGNSSPESKSILSQYDFSKPQSIQWNEFSQHQLVVGHQSGEEASVFVIETLKNVRRAIRKKVLIQLAVLGILGLLAAGIVNYVLLKIVGRPLSQLLKTVENITSGQLGAVAPSFSSSEINQLSTAINSMSMSLNDNDRDRRYQMEKARKIQQYLLPQGVQIPGLETAHIFEPADSVAGDYYDFLPLSDGSWLICIADVSGHGVPAAMGAAMLKSLLLAASEKSPFDLIRIIKEVNRQFAATILPGNFASMFLARWKPESRALSWVSAGHLPGILIRDSGSLDSLKSTGLLIGLDANAEWEQLDTVLSPGDRILLFSDGVTESANSQGDLFGLARLTSWFSLVNERPLIVAIMKINEVIAEWRCNSSPNDDLTLLALKCELVPYLKNSEHQASTVYEEVQSVPQ
- a CDS encoding integrase core domain-containing protein → MKNAIESRRPETQRLLHHSDRGCQYTSDLYQTTLKTLGITCSMSRTGCCYDNAVMERFFWSLKHEWTKHEKYADLTEARLSVFRYIETFYNSKRLHQTLNYQCPDQFERIYAQQLAA
- a CDS encoding amidohydrolase family protein; the encoded protein is MKCIKMIFALAVVAGTVVCGQNLLEAQQLQADGKLSQRDQLRIKAQQICPVSGQKLGNHGQPIKVNVGKESVYLCCKGCLKSKVDPQHWSTIHGNFAKAQHMCPVMKKELPQKPKWTIVDGRIVYVCCPPCTKKIAADPETYLSKVDELYAATLRK